The bacterium genome includes the window ACATTCGACCACAACGGCGGTCGGCTTGCGGCGATGGAAATAACGAAAGACCTTCACCTGCTCGATGATGTTCGCTCCCGAAGGCCGGATGATCGGCACCTCGAGGCCCTGCATGTCAATGATCCGCGGCAGGGTGCCGGTGGTCTTGGCCATCGTCGGGATGCCACCCGCACGCAAACCCGCGGCAATCAGCCGGGTGACCGACGATTTACCGCGAGTACCATTTACATGTATCCGAATGGGAATAGAGGCGACGCGCCGTTGGTGGGCAAGGTACTCTATCAATCCGATAGTAGCCAGTGCAATCGTTACAAGTACCAGATACTGCATTCCAAATCGAATCCGAGATCAGAGTGCGAGTGCCGAAGTGGGGACAAGATAGAACTTTACAATATACAAACTTATTCTTACTCAGTCAACCACAGCCAGAGAATCCGGTTTCGTTTCGCATTCCACTGAGATCGCCAAGATCAGCGTATCTCCCCGGCTTTCCTCTACAATAAGTGCAGACCCACTACTCAGAAGGAAGCTGGCACTCTCGGAGGGCAGAATCCATCCAGCAAGCTGATTTTGGAAAGGGGTCACGATCGTGTCAGAGGCGGTAAACTGGAATGTAAGTACCGTATCTTCATCACATTGGACGGAGAGTGTTCCCTCGCTAAGGCCAATCCATTGAACCCAGAATTCTGTCTCTTCCCCCTCTCCAATTTCGTCAGGAGGAGGCGGGGGACCAAAGGCTTGTGAATCCGAGCTCGCCTCAAGCTCCCGCAGCACTGTTTTGAAGTCTGCCGGTTTAGGCGGCCGACTTCCCGAATACCTCATGAAATACAGCAGACCCAAGCCCAGTACGATAAGGGTAATTGTCACGACCCGAAATGTCACCGGGTGACGCGCCAGTTGCGCATACCAGCCGGTGCGGATCTTGGCCCGCGTGATGCTGCGATGCTCGGGACGTTTGAT containing:
- a CDS encoding helix-turn-helix domain-containing protein: MDSSKSTSAIADFCSELREARRFKKITFEEVVRRTCITQEYLQALEEGEWERIPAAYLRGYLALYAVTVGMNREKVLRTYDAIVESRDRSTQAVLDDSPPAIKRPEHRSITRAKIRTGWYAQLARHPVTFRVVTITLIVLGLGLLYFMRYSGSRPPKPADFKTVLRELEASSDSQAFGPPPPPDEIGEGEETEFWVQWIGLSEGTLSVQCDEDTVLTFQFTASDTIVTPFQNQLAGWILPSESASFLLSSGSALIVEESRGDTLILAISVECETKPDSLAVVD